Proteins from one Bos indicus x Bos taurus breed Angus x Brahman F1 hybrid chromosome 19, Bos_hybrid_MaternalHap_v2.0, whole genome shotgun sequence genomic window:
- the MRPL38 gene encoding 39S ribosomal protein L38, mitochondrial, protein MAAPWWRVVLNGSRNWRGFSTSAALSRRAAPLGPMPNEDIDVSNLERLKKYRSFDRYRRRAEREARDPHWWRTYREHFGEESDPKDTVDIGLPPPKVCRTQQLLERKRVLRELRTSVEEERASRLRTASIPLEAVRAEWERTCGPYHKQRLAEYYGLYRDLFHGATFVPRVPLHVAYAIGEDDLVPVYYGNEVTPTEAAQPPEVTYEADEGSMWTLLLTNLDGHLLEPDAEYVHWLVTNIPGSRVAEGEETCPYLPPFPARGSGFHRFAFLLFKQDKPVDFSGDTRPSPCYQLAQRTFHTFDFYKKHQDAMTPAGLAFFQCRWDDSVTHIFHQLLDMREPVFEFVRPPPYHPKQKCFPHRQPLRYLDRYRDSHEPTYGFY, encoded by the exons ATGGCGGCACCCTGGTGGCGGGTCGTGCTGAACGGGAGTCGGAATTGGCGGGGCTTCAGCACCTCAG CCGCCCTGAGCCGCCGGGCCGCTCCTCTGGGGCCGATGCCCAACGAGGACATCGACGTGAGCAACCTGGAGCGGCTGAAGAAGTACCGCAGCTTCGACCGCTACCGGCGCCGTGCGGAGCGGGAGGCGCGGGACCCGCACTGGTGGCGAACGTACCGGGAGCATTTCGGAGAAGAGTCAG ATCCCAAAGACACGGTTGACATTGGCTTGCCTCCACCTAAGGTCTGCCGGACCCAACAGTTGCTGGAACGGAAACGGGTCCTGCGGGAACTGCGGACCAGTGTGGAGGAGGAGCGGGCCTCTCGCCTCCGCACAG CGAGCATCCCCTTGGAGGCCGTGCGAGCCGAGTGGGAGAGAACCTGTGGCCCCTACCACAAGCAGCGTCTGGCCGAATACTATGGCCTCTATCGGGACCTCTTCCATGGGGCCACCTTCGTGCCCCGAGTCCCCCTGCATGTGGCCTATGCCATAGGCGAGGACGACTTGGTACCTGTGTACTATGGCAATGAAGTCACTCCAACTGAG GCTGCCCAGCCCCCGGAGGTGACCTATGAGGCAGATGAGGGCTCCATGTGGACGCTGCTGCTCACCAACTTGG ATGGACACCTGCTGGAACCGGACGCCGAGTACGTGCACTGGCTGGT CACCAACATCCCGGGCAGCAGGGtggctgaaggagaggagacgTGTCCCTACCTGCCCCCCTTTCCTGCCCGAGGCTCCGGCTTCCACCGCTTTGCCTTCCTTCTCTTCAAGCAGGACAAGCCAGTCGACTTCTCTGGGGACACCCGGCCCTCACCCTG CTACCAGCTTGCCCAGCGGACCTTCCACACTTTTGATTTCTACAAGAAACACCAAGATGCCATGACCCCAGCTGGCCTGGCCTTCTTCCAGTGCCGCTGGGATGACTCAGTCACCCACATCTTCCACCAGCTCCTGG ACATGCGAGAGCCTGTGTTTGAGTTTGTGCGGCCGCCCCCTTATCACCCTAAGCAGAAGTGCTTCCCTCACCGGCAGCCCCTGCGCTACCTGGACCGATACAGGGACAGTCACGAACCCACCTATGGCTTCTACTGA